The proteins below come from a single Desulfovulcanus ferrireducens genomic window:
- a CDS encoding succinate dehydrogenase/fumarate reductase cytochrome b subunit: protein MLQVNRRLSVSSKTSAWLDLLQMLTGVGLVLFMLLHMTLVSSRVINDTWMDFIAAFLDQRGLAQIGSIFIAFLFLFHFLLTARKMPFRLHEQKIIWQQSVMLSHVDTWLWVAQVASGFVILLLGSAHIWAVMAELPITAAKSAARMHNYTWFIFYIFFLLTILIHAAIGLYRIGVKWGFVQRCNRYQAKKTIFLAASLVGIVMLLMDVLSFINL from the coding sequence GTGTTGCAGGTAAATAGAAGGTTATCTGTTTCCAGCAAGACATCTGCCTGGCTGGATTTATTGCAGATGTTAACTGGAGTAGGACTTGTTTTGTTTATGTTACTGCATATGACCCTGGTATCTAGCAGGGTCATTAATGATACCTGGATGGATTTTATAGCTGCATTTCTTGATCAAAGAGGACTGGCACAAATTGGTAGTATTTTTATTGCTTTTTTATTTTTGTTTCATTTTCTTCTTACAGCAAGAAAGATGCCTTTTCGGCTTCATGAACAAAAGATTATCTGGCAGCAATCTGTTATGCTCAGTCATGTTGATACATGGTTGTGGGTTGCCCAGGTAGCTTCGGGTTTTGTAATTTTATTGTTAGGGTCTGCTCATATATGGGCGGTTATGGCTGAGTTGCCTATTACTGCAGCCAAAAGCGCTGCCAGGATGCATAATTATACATGGTTTATATTTTACATATTTTTTCTTTTGACAATATTAATACATGCAGCTATCGGGCTTTACCGCATTGGGGTAAAATGGGGATTTGTTCAAAGATGCAATCGTTATCAGGCTAAAAAAACAATTTTTCTTGCTGCTAGCCTGGTTGGTATTGTTATGTTATTAATGGACGTTTTGTCCTTTATAAATTTATAA